In Nostoc sp. PCC 7120 = FACHB-418, the genomic stretch GCACTGCCCTTTCTCCTGAGAACTAGAACCCTCATATCTCCTATCTCCGTATAAAGATGTTCCTTGTGATTTGCTGATGCCTTTGTGGGAGGGCATAAAAGCAAAACCTTTGCTGTGGGAGTCTTTTGAGCCTCACGGGAGGTCATCAAAAACTTATCTCTATTTTTTGTGAGCCACTTTTCATAATCTGCTAACTCTACCAGTGGGCAGGGTTTCCATATTTTCAATCCATTATTATCCTTACGCTTGACCTGTAAAACCTCCCTTGCTTCGTTGTAGACAATTTCTCTATCTCCTTTTGACCGGATCGAGATAAACAGGTGAGTTGTTTGTGGAAATCTCACAAACAAGTCTATAGGATTGTTGTTCTCTACTGGTACTGTTGGATAAACTTTGACTCCTTCTTTCTCAAATTCACGGAAAATTGAAGTGCCTATTCTTTCTAACCGTGCCAGTTTTTGAGTTACTACTAATGGCTTGTAAGCCAATCCAAAGATTAACCAACCTACCGGATGGAACATACTACCCGTACCCATTGCAAAACCACCAGCCGTTAGAGCAAGGGTAGATTGATAGTCTATTGCCTCCCTAATTTTGTCAAACGCTGCTTGGTTATAAAGCGGGGGTTGAAAATTTGGTGGTGGGTCTTTGAGGGTAGTCATTGGAGACTTTAAAGATTAATGATGATTTGAAATCAGCACTCCTGTACTGATACTAATGCTTAAAACCGCATTTTTTAACAAATAGCTATCTATTAGTGTCACGCTTGGCGATCGCTTGCGTCCACTCTTTTATAAGCAGGGGGATATTTGGAAGGAAATTTAGCTCTTATGGCCTGCTCAACAAGAAACGCTACAAGATTAGCTGTAGCTCTACCTTCTTCATCAGCCCATAATTGTAAGTCCTCATAAACTGCGTCAGGTAAAACAATAGTTGTTCTTTTGGTCATGTCGATGAAAGCTTCTGTGTTCATCGATTCTATCCTCATGTAGTAATTAACTTTGCTTAATTCATGCTATCGCATTATTTATTCATGCGATTCTATGCTAACATACTATCATCAAGCCAAAAGCAGTCACCCAACAAAGGCAACAGAAGCCAGAAAGTGACGTTCAGGCTTGCCAAAAACTGGATATGTGGATTTATGGCGATTGTGCCTCTAAATTCCCCAAAGTCAGAAATCTAAAGACTTTTACCAATAATCAGAACCATGACAACCGCATACTTGAATGCCGAAAATTGGCTTGCTCAAGCCGACTTATTCGCCAATTCCGGGTTAACTACCATCACGGGAGGTAAAGACCCCGGTGCTGGGTATGGCAAGGCTATCTATGGTGATTTTTCTATCATGATGCCAGCCGCATACTCATTAGTCCGTAACCGCAACATTCGCCATTACGAAACCATATCTAAAGATGGCTGCTGGGTGTGTTATGTGGACGGCGCGAGAAAGGACTTAAAAGATGTTCAATTCTTCTGGGGTAGTGCAGCGATCACACAACGCGACTACACCCTACTCCATGAGGACAAGTCCAAAAAAGCAGAACTGGCATTAGAAAGCATACTTGCAGACTTAGCAGTTCTGAATATTCCCGATGGGATGAGACTAGAGATTAGCTTGAGCAACCACAATCCCCAACGCTGGGACAAAGAAATTAAGCGACGAGTGCAAGGTATTCACACCTTCCAACATAAACACCCCATCAATCAGCAAATTGTTACTAAAACGGTTGAGATTGTAGTTACAGGTGTTTACCGCGAAGGCTTTGGCAGTATCGCTTACTGTCTATTTGGTGAACCAATTCTCACACTTGAAGAATCAGAGGTGGCTATCGCGCTTGATATCGGTTCATCGACTTGGTTAATTACCGTATTTAACGGCAATGGTGCAGTGATTGGCGAACATTTAATAGAGAATGGCTGCGGTGAATTGCACTCAATGATTGCCGAGGCATTAGACAAAAGAAATGACTCAGGAAGCCTAATATCCAAAGATGTCAAACATTCCCCTTCCTTAGTAAATAAAGGGATTTTAGAAGGCACTTTGACTTATGGAGGAAATCACTTAACAGGCAAGAAATTTGAATTGGAATATGCCCAGTATTTAGAGCAATGGTGGTCAAGCCAGATTGAGAAATTCGCCAACTTTGTCACCTCTAAGAATTACCTAGACCGTGCTAAATACTTGGTGGCTTGGGGTGGTGGAGTTTCCTTACCAGTAGTCGATGAGAATCTAGCACAATTCGGCTTTATGGTCTTACCAAATCCGCAATTTATCAATGCAATGGGATTGAAGTTACTAACAGAAAGTATGACAGGAGTAGAAACAAGTGTCTGAAAAAACCTCATACGAATCTCGGCGTATAACCATTTCTTACCTAGCAGTTTATGAACTGTGCCAAATGTTTGATATCCCCCAAGATGCACCAACACAAGCATTTTCAGCAGCAATAGAGAAGCTGATATTTCAATCTGGAGTCAACAAGAGTGCATTACCAACTCCTCAAAATACTGTATCAACACCTGCACCGATTCAACCAAATAAGGCAAGGCTATCAAGTATGGTTAATCAGTTAAACGGGGTAGCGTCATGAACAAGTTAAATAGGGTCTATGACAGCACACTACTAAGCAGTTCCAAAGTGTATCAAATTGACAGAAACCTGTATCAATACTTGTACAAGACAGGCACAATCCAAGCACCACAATACATCTTTCGACCACTAGCAAGACAGCGAAAGAAAGCAGATTTGCAACTGAATCACAAAGCTTTAACTAATCGTTGTTATGAGGTGGAAGGTGCAACTACAAAGAGTTCTGTAATCAGTCAAGAATCACTGCAATTAGCACTGTTTTGAAGGAGCAAGAATTGTGAGAATTAGACAAGCAATAGGAGCTACTTTATTTCTACTTAGCTGTGTTGGTTTTGGTTATCTTTCTACTCAAAAGTTTGGTGCAACTACCACAGCAATGATAGGTGGAGGAATGTTCAGCATAGGAGTAATCGCCCACTTACAACAAAAACCAGTACCACGTAAACGCACTAACAAATCTGTTAACTAATAGGCATAATTATGAGCCAATCATTAACTAGCCTAATTCAAGAGGCACAGCAAACAATTCTACAAATTCGCAACCATCCCGATTACAAGCAAATTGCACTCAACTATAGTCCCGACTTGACGCGCTTGAGATGCAACAACAGCATTGACTTACTTGCAGTGGGAAGTTGAGGAGAGAACAACTATCGATGTAGCGAAGCTTGAAGCATTTTCTAGTTAGAGGGAGAGCGATCGCAGGGAGTGAGAATCTTGGCGATCGCTTCTCCAGTGGTTTTAAATACACACATAAGGATCATACCAATATGTCAAAACCTTTAGGGTACTTCACTTCAACAATGCCGGGGGATGGTTCCTACTTGGACGAACTTCAACAGCAATACGGCAGCACATTTGAACAACTGAATAAGGTAGAGAAACTGTTGCTGCTGCAAAACATAGCCCAAACCCTGCTAGGTGCAGAAATTAACGTAATTGGCAGCGCAGTATCAGCAGAAGCTGTCTCAACAGTCTCGCCCATTGTCCAAGGTCTTTACAAACGAGTGACCCTAGCAGACTTGTTGGGATTGGCAGAGGCATTGGTTAATCAACTCAAGTATCAGCAATAGGAGTAAAACATGGCGCGTAACTATGGAACTGCCAAACTCAAAAACCATATCTCTGGTAATGCCCCTGGTACTTTGGGAGCAATGGGCAAACTGTTTGACGTGTCGGCGGAGGATTTTAACAAGGCACTTCAAGGCGACCAAACGGTAATCACCCGAATTGCAGATATGGCGCGACTGTCGGACACGTACATAGCCAATTTACCCAAAGCATTGGAGGCATACCGGAAAATTATCGAGACAACCGGGGATGTTAATCAAGCCTATGCCGAACTGGTGCAACTGACCCAGAAGCACGGAACGCAAACCTTGAAGGCTATCAATTCATCTAAACAGGGCGAACTGCGTTTCAAGAACGAATTGACCGGAATGCAAGCCGAACACGTTAACGCCACGACTGCGGAGGCTACCCGACACGCTCAACGCTCATCCTTAATTCAGATAGCAGGGGCCACCGCCGACCTAATGGCGATCGCAAAATACGAGGCTGATTTAATCAAGGCATCTAACAAAGTCCCAGAGGCTCAAGATGCAGCAGATCGCGCCTATGAAACTGCGGTAACTAACGCACTGTGGACTAACGGCAGTGAAGCGAAGACCGACCGCATACCCAAACCAAACTACTCCCGCACTGCTGGAATTAGTCGTGTAGGAAATTGGTTCCGCAACTTTATGGGCATCTAAGCCACAAGTAAAAAGCCAGAGGATGAGAGACTCTGGCTTTCATGCCCTTTTATAGGGTTAAGAAGGAGTAAAAATGAATGATTTTGACATCCTGTTATCTCAATTTCACTCCAATAATGAACAGACTCCCTCTACCAATTGGGGTGAACAGCAACACACTTTGCCGAACCCGGAGGATGAAGATGGTGAAAGGCTAGAGCAATCAATTAGGGATGTCTTCAGCAATAAACAACTCCTCAACAAAGCTCTAGCCACATTTTTGGGCGTATTCACCGCTAACACTGGAGTGAGTTTACTAACGAGTTTATCCATTGGGGCGATCGCTTCTGGGACACTAGGCAGCATTGTACTGGGTTTATTTTTCGCCAACACCCTGACCAAAATTCAATATGACGGCAGAATCCACATTGGCAAAGACTTCATAGTGGCGACTGTTCAGACTGCAAGTGTAGGGGCTTCGCTGTGGATAGCCTTTGACGAGTATCGGGTTGTAAGGGAGGCGACTAATACAGGTAAGACACGGTTCTATGAGGAAGTTAGAAACTACGAAGTTAAACCAACTCCCCAACCTGAACCCCCTTGGTTGTTAATGGGGTTAGGTGCAGTGGGGTTGTTGCTATTGGCAGTAGTGCTAAAGGGGGCAAACCAATGAAACACAAGCAATTCGAGTCATATACAAGTTCAGGGACAGCCAACAATATTACTGTAGGTGTGCTGGCAACCATCGGCTTAATCTGTGGGGCTAAATCATTCACTGGCACTCAAATTAGTTTGGTGGAATATTGTTTCATCCCCTCTACGCTGACCTTACCAGATAACCGTGCTAAATACTGCACACCAGATAAACGCTACATAATGCCGGAGTCTGAGTTTTATGCCGAAGCTTACGCACCAGCTAACCCTGAATTTCAACGTGATAATTTTCTGCCAACCAAAGCAACCAGACTAAGGATTATTCCACCCAGTAACCCGAATAAACCGCTTTGGGGTCTAGCCGCAGTTGTGACTACTGGTGGAGCTTTTGCATTGTCTAAGGCTAGGGAATGGCGATTGATGCAACTGCTACCCTCAATCAGAAATGAGCTAAAAGCCAACTGGTTGATCAGCAAAATGCGAGAAGGGCTAAGACTCCACAAAGAAAGCTACACCGCCCAACTAGACTACGAATTTCACCAATGGAGTGAAAATCGACGGGCAAGGGCAGCGCAGTTATCAAACATGACACCCCAAGAATTAGCCATATTTACCGAACAGGTCAGGTTAAGGGCTGAGGCTGAAGCACGAGCGCAACTGCAACAAGCAAGCGGACAGCCAAGAGGTGCATTGCCGGGGCAGTCGATTGAAGATATCACTAACCCATCAGATAAGGTGACGGGTGCTGACTCTACCCAGACGATTGCTCCCAAAGACAGTTGGGTACAAAACTTAGTCAAACAAACTGCCTTAATTTGGGGCAACCAAGGGGGTGGTAAAAGTTGGCTTGCCCGTTACGTTGTTAAACAGAAAAAACAGGCAGGCTATCGAGTTATCGTCCTTGACCCTGACAGTAACCGTGCAGAATGGCGAGGCGTTGAAAGTTATCACTCTTGGGACGAGATAGAGCAGCAGATCCGTAATTACGTTAAAGAACTGGAATCAAGATTAAAAATCTTTAATAACTCAACTATGAGTGAGGAGCAATGGCGGCAGAAACTTTGGACAGAGGGTAAAGCTTTATCTCTAATTTGTGAGGAAGCAACCACCTACGCTGACTTTATAAAAGATGCAGAATTATTGGAGAAATTCGGCAAGCTGGCATTAACTAAGAGCCGTAAACAAGAAATGCCTTTAACTGTGGTTGCTCACAACAATACCCAGACTTGTTTATTCGGAATAAAAGGCTTACATAATCTCGTTTCTAAGATGCTTCAGGTTGAATGTTTGGCTGAAGTAGATCCAGTTACACTACAGCCAAAATCTACAGGTAGAGCTAAGGTAAAACTCGATAGTTCTAACGAATGGCTTGATGTTATTCTGCCGAGTTTGACAGCCAAAATATCTGATTTTAGTGACACAGTAACACCAGCATCTAATCCAATTCCACCCATAGATAAAGCCACATTAGAACGCATTTATGAACTGGAATTTAATATCGGTGGCAAGGCTGGTGATACCCCCAATGAAAAAAATAAGCTATCACCAATGGCTCAAAAATTGTATGAATATCTCACCAGAACTGAACGAATAGAAGCTGATGTAAGAGAGTTCAAAGGCAATTTTAAAGTAAACGGTGAGAGATTCACTGTTGAGCAAATCAAGGGCTGGATGTATGAAATTGTCGGCGCATCTTTAGCAGACTGGATAGGCGAGGGTGTTATCAAGCTTAATCAAATTTGACTGCTAATAGTGTCTTGTGTCTGCCCCCAAAAACGCCCTTTTTTCGCGGACACAGGACACCAGACACGGCAGACACCACAGCCCAAAACCCTTATACAGCATAGACACCAGCAGACAGCACACCAGACACCGCCCAGACACCAAGTGTCTAGTACGTGTCCGCTAGACACCAATAATAAATCAGTCAATAAACAGCCATTTATTATTAGAAGATTATCAACATCATGCTGAGAATAGTAATTGTTGAACCAGAAACATTCACGCTCTTAGGCTTCAAAGCGGCTATTGAACAATCTCCAGATATAGAAGTTACAGGGTCAGCTAATTGTGGAAAGATAGGTTTTCAGTTAATTGAACAAGTAAATCCTGATGTTGTGTTAGTTGATTTACTATTACCCGATATGAGTGGTTTAGAACTTACTCGTTCAATTAAAAGAAAGACTAATAGTAAAGTTGTCATTTTTACTAATGAGACTCATTCAGACTTTATTAACTCGGCTTTTCGTCATGGTGCTGATTCTTATATGCTCAAGAGTGCTGATGTAGAATTGATTGAACTAGCCATCAAGAGAGCTTACTTTTATGAATGTCTACTTGACCCAAAGCTGGCTAAAAAACTGTTAGAAAGCCTTTATCAAAATAGATATATTGACCCCACCTTCGTTGATAAAAACTTGATAGATCCGCCTACCGAGCGCCAAATACAAGTCCTGCGTTTACTGGCTCAGGGTTTAGTTTTTCAAGATATTGCCAAAGAAATGTTTCTGTCTGTTAGTACGGTCAAACAATATGCCAGTGATTTGTACAGTAAATGGCACGTCAAGAACCGTTATGAGGCGATAAAAAGAGGGGCGATGCTTGGTTATATCGACTATAACTTGATTGTGAATGAATGATGTATTGGGCATCACCCCATTGAATTTAACCCGTGGACAGTGCTATGAACTGATCAACCAATTGCGAACTGAACTGAACCAAACGGAGATCATAGAACGCCTCTGGCAGTGTAACAAGGGCGGTTCAGCCGCTTGTCAGGAAGCTTATGCACAGTTCAAGGAGATTACACAGCAGTAGTATAACTTCATCACTTATTAGTCTCTACGCAGGTGTTCAGATGAATCCAAGTAATAATCATTTTGAAAATTTCCAAAATGAGGAGAGAAGTACAATCCAAATAATTCAACTTGCTGGTGGTGAAGAAGATGAAGAGACGTATTGGAATTATGTTTGGATTTTACGTGCGCGTGGTGGCAATGAAGAATTTGTAGCCGCGTCAAAATTATGTGAAAGTCCTAGCCCAAAAGAAAGAACTTTAGGGGTTGATATATTAGCAATGTTAGGAATGCCACAAAGAACTTTTCCGCAACAAAGTGTAGATATTCTTTTAAAATTATTATCAAGCGAAAGCAACAGCAATGTGCTGTCTACAATTGGATTTGCCTTTGGATATCTAAAAGATTCGAGAGGTGTTTTACCATTAATTAATCTGAAAAATCATCCCGATGTAGATGTGAGGATGGGCGTGGTTTTTGGTTTAATTTCCCAATCAAATGAATTGGCAATTCAAGCATTAATTGATTTATCTAGTGATGAATGTGAAGATATTAGAAATTGGGCAACTTTTGGTTTGGGTTCCCAAATAGAAACTGATACGCCAGCTATTCGAGATGCTTTATTTGCTCGCGTAATTTCCGAAACAGGACAAGAGGACACTATCGCTGAAATTCGTGGAGAAGCATTACTGGGTTTAGCACTGAGAAAAGATGAGCGGGTAATTAATCCGCTCATCGCAGAACTTGAAAGCGGGTGCGTGGGTAGGCTGGCTGTAGAAGCGGCAAAAGAAATAGGAGATGCAAGACTTTATTCAGCGTTGATTAACTTACAACAGTGGTGGGATGTAGATATTAAGTTATTACTTGAGGCAATATCTAGCTGTAACTCTAACCCAAGTTGCTAGTCAGGTAAAAAGAAGAGGCAAATTTATGAGTCAATCTTGGGATGAGGGTTGTAGCGTTTGTGGTGTCGGGCTGAATGATAAGTATGCTTTAAGCGGGTGTCATTGCTGAGGGAAGAATAAGCTTTTTGGTCGCTTAGATTGTGATTGTGGGAAAATCCCGTCCATACCTCCCTCAACCCCACATAACCTGAATAGAGTTATATTCAATTATTCAACGAAACTGTCTAGTTTGCCGCTAGTATCAGCGACGCTATATCTACGCCTTATAGTATCTCTTGATTACTTACCCGCATTATAGTACATTAGTTCTAGTCAATACCTCCTTAGCTGACCAAAAATCAAACCCCGCTTTCTTGGTGGGGTTTATTTTTGCTCACGCACACTAACAAATCTGTTGTCACAGCAGCACTCATCATGCGGCCGTTTAAGATGAAATCAGACCGCGATTAAAAAAACAATTATGGCATCTGCCTCACCCACGCCGAATCAGTCTACTAATATTGAGTTGCCGCTTGTCCAACCTCAACAGGAAAAAACTTTCTTGTCAACAGAGCTTTCAAAAACTGAGGTAGAGGTAGAGCCAGCAATACAAGCCCCAACGGATGATGAGCAAGTCAATCCTGAGACCGCATCACAAGTAGATGCTATTGAAGCAACAGGAGCGATATTTCAAGCGGTTGGCGTAATTACAGGAGAGGTAAATTTAAAGTCAGAGGGCATTAGCACTGTAACTATTGGTCGAAATCAATACCCGCTTTTGTACATTGGGCAGAAACTGAGAGTATTTCAGGCTCTCAAGAAAGAAATAGAAGCAACTGGCAATCGGACTTTTAGGCTGGTTGTTTATCCCAAGGCAATTCATTTCCCCAAAAAAGAGCAACCGCATCAAATTGCTTTTCAGTTAGTAGGCTTTGATAGAGGGCGATTCCAAGATGTAGTCTCAGGAGATTTAGAAGACCTAGAGTTTAAATTTTCAGGACTGTGGCAGTTTATCCCAGTCTGCCCAACTCCGTGCATCTCTGTGTTCCGCAACTTTACAACAGAAAGACTGGAATATATTAAGCAAGCCGAACCAGCGCGGAAGGTGAAATTCATGAAGTCCAGCCATTTACCGTTGCTGTGGAAGGATGCACCTGTTCGTCCCTTTAGATTTAATCCCAAAGTCCCGAAAGAACAGCTAGGACATCCAGTATTTGTCACCCTGAAGGCGAAATTTCTACCAGGGCGTAATGTATGGGGTTTTGTGGCCCTCACCGCACCACCACAAGAAACTGCACCCAAATTTCTCAAAGCCTCTAAACAAGATAAAGCCACAGTCCAGCAACAGTCTAAAAAGAATAAACACCAGGGACAGCGACCATTGAAAAAAGACCATCAAAGCGGCAATGGAGAGCCAAGCAATCCTCCATCTAAGCCAATACTCAAAAAAAAGCCGCTCCCAAGTGAGGGAGAAACTGAAA encodes the following:
- a CDS encoding ribbon-helix-helix domain-containing protein, with translation MNTEAFIDMTKRTTIVLPDAVYEDLQLWADEEGRATANLVAFLVEQAIRAKFPSKYPPAYKRVDASDRQA
- a CDS encoding ParM/StbA family protein, whose product is MTTAYLNAENWLAQADLFANSGLTTITGGKDPGAGYGKAIYGDFSIMMPAAYSLVRNRNIRHYETISKDGCWVCYVDGARKDLKDVQFFWGSAAITQRDYTLLHEDKSKKAELALESILADLAVLNIPDGMRLEISLSNHNPQRWDKEIKRRVQGIHTFQHKHPINQQIVTKTVEIVVTGVYREGFGSIAYCLFGEPILTLEESEVAIALDIGSSTWLITVFNGNGAVIGEHLIENGCGELHSMIAEALDKRNDSGSLISKDVKHSPSLVNKGILEGTLTYGGNHLTGKKFELEYAQYLEQWWSSQIEKFANFVTSKNYLDRAKYLVAWGGGVSLPVVDENLAQFGFMVLPNPQFINAMGLKLLTESMTGVETSV
- a CDS encoding ATP-binding protein yields the protein MKHKQFESYTSSGTANNITVGVLATIGLICGAKSFTGTQISLVEYCFIPSTLTLPDNRAKYCTPDKRYIMPESEFYAEAYAPANPEFQRDNFLPTKATRLRIIPPSNPNKPLWGLAAVVTTGGAFALSKAREWRLMQLLPSIRNELKANWLISKMREGLRLHKESYTAQLDYEFHQWSENRRARAAQLSNMTPQELAIFTEQVRLRAEAEARAQLQQASGQPRGALPGQSIEDITNPSDKVTGADSTQTIAPKDSWVQNLVKQTALIWGNQGGGKSWLARYVVKQKKQAGYRVIVLDPDSNRAEWRGVESYHSWDEIEQQIRNYVKELESRLKIFNNSTMSEEQWRQKLWTEGKALSLICEEATTYADFIKDAELLEKFGKLALTKSRKQEMPLTVVAHNNTQTCLFGIKGLHNLVSKMLQVECLAEVDPVTLQPKSTGRAKVKLDSSNEWLDVILPSLTAKISDFSDTVTPASNPIPPIDKATLERIYELEFNIGGKAGDTPNEKNKLSPMAQKLYEYLTRTERIEADVREFKGNFKVNGERFTVEQIKGWMYEIVGASLADWIGEGVIKLNQI
- a CDS encoding response regulator, with product MLRIVIVEPETFTLLGFKAAIEQSPDIEVTGSANCGKIGFQLIEQVNPDVVLVDLLLPDMSGLELTRSIKRKTNSKVVIFTNETHSDFINSAFRHGADSYMLKSADVELIELAIKRAYFYECLLDPKLAKKLLESLYQNRYIDPTFVDKNLIDPPTERQIQVLRLLAQGLVFQDIAKEMFLSVSTVKQYASDLYSKWHVKNRYEAIKRGAMLGYIDYNLIVNE
- a CDS encoding HEAT repeat domain-containing protein, with the protein product MHSSRRLHSSSITSSLISLYAGVQMNPSNNHFENFQNEERSTIQIIQLAGGEEDEETYWNYVWILRARGGNEEFVAASKLCESPSPKERTLGVDILAMLGMPQRTFPQQSVDILLKLLSSESNSNVLSTIGFAFGYLKDSRGVLPLINLKNHPDVDVRMGVVFGLISQSNELAIQALIDLSSDECEDIRNWATFGLGSQIETDTPAIRDALFARVISETGQEDTIAEIRGEALLGLALRKDERVINPLIAELESGCVGRLAVEAAKEIGDARLYSALINLQQWWDVDIKLLLEAISSCNSNPSC